The genomic window GGGAGAAGGGGCTGATCCCTGGGGCAGTTTTCTGCAGGGGCCCCATGCAGCCCCCAGCCTGTTCTCAGAGTTGGATGTAAATATCCCCTCCTGCAGGAATTGGTCTTTGATCCAGTGCCTTTCCCACTCTCTCCACTGGGATAgatttcctcttcctgtgtgtgtCAACCCCTCCCAGTAAACCTAAGATGTAGAGGATGGAGCCAGGGAGTGTCCTGCCCAGGGTGGACTGTGAGGTCCACATCCACACCCTCCTCCAATGTTAGCGTCCCAGCTGCTCACCTTCCTCCTCTTGTTGATGTTGCCCTGGAAGGCAGACAGAGTCCATCAGAAAGGTCCCTGGCCCACAaccagccccaccccaccccttcccaTGCTGTACTACTGCCAGGGACACCAGGGTCAGGGGATGTGCACGTGACAGGACTTGGATCTGCCTCAGACTCTGGGTTCTAGAGCAGGGGTCATGGGAGCTGAGGCTCAGGGACACTGCCCCAACTTTTTCTGATGatagacagggaaactgaggtctcTTATAGAAAGAAAGCACACAATGACCCTGGAACTGTCTGCCCTTGGAGAGGCTCAATTTCACTCTCCAATTATGGGATACCCTGGGGAGTCACTGAGTCCAGCTCAGCCCACACCTCAGCAGCTTTGCAGTCAGGCAGCTCTGCAGCTTCACCACTCAGGGATAGGGACTGGTGGCTGCCATGGATCCTCTATCACGCAGAGGTGATGAGATGGGCCTGACACCCCCACCCACAGGAGCAGCTGTGAGGCTCTCAGGAGAGGAGGTTTGCTTAGGGCTGAGATCTAAGGGCTCGGTCCACGACCCTCTCCTCCCAAGCCTCAGGATCCTGGTTCCCAACCAACCTGCCCCAGGCTCACTCACATCCAGATCGTCCGGGATGGCCGAATCCAACCTCTGTAACACAGTCAGAAAATCCCCCAGGAAGGGGACCACTCCCTGTGCCAAGGAGGGTTGGGGAGGTGGTGATGAGTATTGGCCATCAGATGGCTGCCCACTGTCCTGTCCCATGAAATCCCATCAGCCCCTGTCTCCCAGAACCCACCTCCC from Papio anubis isolate 15944 unplaced genomic scaffold, Panubis1.0 scaffold2649, whole genome shotgun sequence includes these protein-coding regions:
- the LOC116272932 gene encoding ral-GDS-related protein-like gives rise to the protein MGQDSGQPSDGQYSSPPPQPSLAQGVVPFLGDFLTVLQRLDSAIPDDLDGNINKRRKEVRVLQEMQLLQVAAMNYRLRPLEKFVTYFKRMEQLSDKER